The nucleotide sequence CTCGCAGGTGCCGTTGTTGTCGCAGTCGCCGCGACCCGGATCGCAGAAGCTCCCGCCGCCGAAGCCACCAAGACCGCCAACGCCGCCAAGACCGCCAACGCCGCCCAGACCGCCAACGCCGCCAAGACCGCCAACGCCACCGAAGCCGCCAAGACCGCCGAAGCCGCCAACGCCGCCAACGCCGCCAACGCCACCGAAGCCGCCAAGACCGCCAACGCCGCCAAGACCGCCGAAGCCGCCGAAGCCGCCAACGCCGCCGAAGCCGCCAACACCCACGATGGGACATTGCCCCTGGGTTTCGCAGCCGTTGAAGGGGTTGCGGTCGCAGTTGGCCCAACCGGGATCGCAGCCCACCAACGTGCACAGCCCGTTGATGCAGCTCTCGCTGGCATTGATCAGCTGGCAAGGTGCTCCGCATGCACCGCAGTGCTGGGTGGAGGTCTGGAGATTCACCTCGCACACGCCATCCCGGTTGCAGTCACCCTGGCCGAAGGGACACGGTGTGGGGCCTGGTCCCTGGCAGGTGCCCTGCACCTCGCAGCCGTTGAGCGGAAGCAAGTCGCAGTTGGCCCAACCCGGGTCGCACTGGCCGAGCACGCACTGTCCCTGCTGGCAGTTTTCCATGGCGTTGGGCAGCTCGCACACGCCGCCGCAGAAGCCGCAATTCATCAGGGTATCGAGTCGCGTCTCGCACGTTCCGTCACCGTTGCAGTCGGCCCAGCCGAACATGCAGTTGCCCGGGCCGATGCCGGTGCAGGTGTCGCGGGTTTCGCAGCCGTTGAGGGGGTTGAAATCGCAGTTGGCCCAGCCGCCCTGGCAGCTCACGAGCTGGCACTGGCCGTTGATGCACGATTGGTCGGCATTGGGCAGCTGGCACTCCTGGTTGCACAAGCCGCAGTGCCGCTCGTCGGTGGTCAGGTTCGTTTCGCAGGTTCCGTTCAGGTCGCAGTCGGCCATGGGCGATTGGCAGACCGTGCCGCCGACACCCCCGCGGCCGCCAAGACCAGCCGCACCCAGCCCGCCTGCTCCGCCGCCGAAGCCGCTCGTCCCCAGGCTGCCGCCGAAACCCGCCATGCCTGCTCCGATGCCACCCCGGCCGCCGGCGCCGCCGAGGGTCCCTGCCAAGCCGAGCGTGCCTGCGCGGCCGACGGTTCCGGCCTGGGCAACGGTTCCCGCCCGGCCGACGGTTCCGGCTTGGGCAACGGTTCCCGCCCGGCCGACGATTCCCGTGTCGCTTGGTGGAGCGGCGCTGCACGCGGCTATAAGGAAACCTCCGACAACGGCCAAGCTTGCTCTGAACACGTTCATGGCTTGATCGTTAGCGCAATTGAATGATGAGCACAACTATCACGACGGCAGCTCGGCGACGGGGAAACCGGCTACCCCAAGGACTACCAAGGCCAAGACCTAACTTGGGACCTACTAAGATCTACTAGGGCGCCAGCCTGTACAGCACGACGTCGCCGTCGGTGGCGAGGGTGTCGGTGTCAAACTGGGTGCAGGCGGTCAGCGTAGCCTCGTTGGGGGTCGAGGCTTCGAAGCTCACCACCCCGTTGAAGGCTCCTGCGCCGACCACGGCGCCGTCCCGGGGATCGACCGCGAGGTCGAAAAAGGCGCTCTCGGCGTCCCCATCAAGCGACTTGGCCCACAGCACGTTGCCCTCCGTGTCCATCTTGATGATCCCATGGCAGTCGATGCCCTGGCAGGTCACCAGACCTAGCGGGCCCCCGAAGTCTACGTTCTCCCTAAACCGCCCCCCGACGTAGAGCCAGCTTCCCGCCGGCCCCTCGTACATGTCGATGGCGTAGCCTCGATCGAGGTCGAAGTCGCCAAAGGCCTTGGCCCACAACAGCAGCCCGCTCTCGGCGTATTTCGCGACAAACCAGTCGTGGTTGCCGCTGCCCATGAGCGCGCTCTCGCCGGGCGTGTCCACGCAGGTGCCGGGAGGTGGCGGCACGAAGGGAAGCGGCGGCGCAAGAGGAAGCACGGCTTGCTTGCGCAGCATCAGGCATTCACCGAAGCGGCCGACCACGTAGACGTTGCCCAGGCTGTCGTGGGTCACGCCCTCGCCGAGCGTGTCCTCGCCAGGGTAGCCGGCATTGGTGGCCCACAGCACCCGGCCGTCGTGGCTGTAGTGAATGAGCAGCATGTCCGACTGATTCTCGGCCATGCCCGTGCCCGAGTAGGATGCGATCATCACGTCGGTGCCGTAGAAGTCCGTGATGTGCTCCACGGCACCACCGGCCAGCGTGCCTACCACCATGAAGGTGCCATCGGGTTCGGTGGTCGCGTCGCGTCCCTCGGAGATGTCCTCCGTGCCGCCGGCTTCGTCGGCCCACACGATATCGCCGGTTTGCGAAAACTCCGCGACGAACAGGTCTTGCGGACCCAGGGCGGTCAGCACGACCGGCGGCAGCGAGGGGTCGGTATGCGGGAAGCTGATCGTTCCCGCGTAGTGGCCCGTCACCACGATGGTCTCGTCGAGCGGGTCGATCGTCACGCCGTGAGCCGTGGCGTCGTCGTTGCCAAAGGGGTCGGGAGCGACGGTGGCGGTGTCGACCCAGATCACGTCCCCGTTGGGGCTGTACTTCGCCACGAAGACGTCCCGGTGCGCCTGGGTGGCCACCGGGAACGAGCCGAACATGGCCTGGCCTGCGAAGTCGCCCACCGCGACCACCGACGAGTCGGCGGGGCTTATCGCCAGCCCCCGGACGGCACCGTCGTCCGCAGGTCCCGGGGCCGTGCGAATCCACAGCAGCTGGCCGGCGCTCGAGTACTTGGCAAGGAACAGATCCTCGCCGCCTCCCGACGTGATCACCTCCGTCATCGCGAAGCTGGCTCGCTCGAAGTCCGCCTGGGTCATGTTCAGGCAATCCGCGATCGTCTGAAGCCCGTTGGGATCGATCAGCTGACCGAAGCTGCCTCCCACGTAGATGCTGCCGTCCGGTGCCACCGCCACCGCATACGCCTCGTCGCTCGCCACGCCGCCGCCGCAGCGCACCCAGACGTTCGGGCTGTCGTTGCCCGTCCGCAGACATGCGGTCTGCACGCCGGTTGCAACCGGCAACATGGAACAGTCGCCGGTGCCCATGGCTGGAACCGTGACCCCGCCACCGGTCGCAGCTCCGCTGCCGCCTGCGTCTTTGCCGCAGCCGGCAGTGCCAAGAGCCATCAGAGCACCAGCGAGTGCTGCGCTCGAAGCCAGAATCGATCGGTTCACGAAAAGCCTCACAGGTGCCAGTACGGTTGCCCGCCGCTTGCTGCAAATCACCGTAGACAGGTCTTTGCCGTTGTACAAGCTGTAGGTGAATCAGGGTCCCGATGCGCCGGGACCCCACCCGCCACCCGAGGCAGCGGGACGGAGCCCGCGAGCCGCATGGCCAGCGCGACGAGCTTGCGAGTCAATCGCGATGTGCCCACGCGTTGTAGGGTGTGAACGGGGACGGCGCGCAGCGTCTCGCTGCCTGTCCCGCGCCCCTGCTCGGCCAGCCACAACTCGACCTCGAGCCTGCGGTGCGACAGCACGTGCTTTACCCTGCCTGCGGGCGCCCCGTCGAGCTTGGCCCGTATGCCGAGCGCCTCCAGGGCTTGGCGCGCGTTGGCCCGACCGTGTCCTTCGACCGTGGGTAGGTTCCAGAGCCCACCGAAAAGCGAGCTCGGCGCGCGTGCCAGCCACAACGCCGGCTGGCTGTGCTGGGCTGCGAAGGCGGCGACCGCACACCAGTCGAGCGCTCGAGGCGCTGCCCGCCGTCTTGCTACAGGCAGCTCGCCCACTCGCTGACTGCTGTAGGCTTCGCAGTGCAGCACTACGGGGCATTGCTCGCAGCGCGGTTTGCTGCGCGTGCACAGGGTCGCGCCAAGCTCCATCAGGGCCTGGTTGAGCGTGCCCGGGCGCGGCCCGCGTACCAGGGTTTCGGACAGGCTCCATAGACGGCGCTGGCTCGCAGCCGTCCCCGAGGGCAGGTC is from Pseudomonadota bacterium and encodes:
- the mutY gene encoding A/G-specific adenine glycosylase; the encoded protein is MDDTASPPGQGGATSPGGMDRTRRLRSALLRWYERSARDLPWRRTRDPYAIWVAEVMLQQTRVEQALPYYARFMQRFPSVETLAAASEDDVLALWSGLGYYRRARQLHAGVREVAERYGGRVPHEPAARRALPGVGRYTAGAIGSIAFGRAEAIVDGNVARVLSRLFAVDLPSGTAASQRRLWSLSETLVRGPRPGTLNQALMELGATLCTRSKPRCEQCPVVLHCEAYSSQRVGELPVARRRAAPRALDWCAVAAFAAQHSQPALWLARAPSSLFGGLWNLPTVEGHGRANARQALEALGIRAKLDGAPAGRVKHVLSHRRLEVELWLAEQGRGTGSETLRAVPVHTLQRVGTSRLTRKLVALAMRLAGSVPLPRVAGGVPAHRDPDSPTACTTAKTCLR
- a CDS encoding SBBP repeat-containing protein; translation: MNRSILASSAALAGALMALGTAGCGKDAGGSGAATGGGVTVPAMGTGDCSMLPVATGVQTACLRTGNDSPNVWVRCGGGVASDEAYAVAVAPDGSIYVGGSFGQLIDPNGLQTIADCLNMTQADFERASFAMTEVITSGGGEDLFLAKYSSAGQLLWIRTAPGPADDGAVRGLAISPADSSVVAVGDFAGQAMFGSFPVATQAHRDVFVAKYSPNGDVIWVDTATVAPDPFGNDDATAHGVTIDPLDETIVVTGHYAGTISFPHTDPSLPPVVLTALGPQDLFVAEFSQTGDIVWADEAGGTEDISEGRDATTEPDGTFMVVGTLAGGAVEHITDFYGTDVMIASYSGTGMAENQSDMLLIHYSHDGRVLWATNAGYPGEDTLGEGVTHDSLGNVYVVGRFGECLMLRKQAVLPLAPPLPFVPPPPGTCVDTPGESALMGSGNHDWFVAKYAESGLLLWAKAFGDFDLDRGYAIDMYEGPAGSWLYVGGRFRENVDFGGPLGLVTCQGIDCHGIIKMDTEGNVLWAKSLDGDAESAFFDLAVDPRDGAVVGAGAFNGVVSFEASTPNEATLTACTQFDTDTLATDGDVVLYRLAP